From the Anguilla anguilla isolate fAngAng1 chromosome 6, fAngAng1.pri, whole genome shotgun sequence genome, one window contains:
- the atraid gene encoding all-trans retinoic acid-induced differentiation factor isoform X1: MTAGRCRLFTVVGVMVMLVYFDASLQRATFQVCHACEGILQNGTAVGNFCTVSSGQAEGRCCLGTQGLDVDSITGLDLSNCSLREVKGLNEASTAKIIDLSANPVLNFNDSVFQGFTQLQRLLLPYHLTCPGGNASWEKVETRGEIRLCEGQRNSCDQMGHKSGDCPENGLCAPDGPGFFQCRCTQSHHGYKCLREGQFPLAEVLGILGGATVLVSALLWVTQRRKAKSI, from the exons ATGACAGCTGGGCGCTGTCGCCTGTTCACTGTTGTTGGTGTAATGGTCATGTTAGTCTATTTTGATGCGAGTCTCCAACGCGCTACATTTCAG GTGTGTCATGCGTGTGAGGGGATCTTACAGAACGGAACCGCGGTGGGAAATTTCTGCACAGTATCGTCCGGTCAGGCCGAGGGACGCTGTTGCTTAGGGACACAGGGTCTGGATGTGGACTCTATCACAGG attaGATCTCTCAAATTGTTCACTAAGAGAAGTAAAAGGCCTGAATGAAGCATCAACAGCCAAAATAAT AGACCTCTCAGCAAACCCCGTTTTAAACTTCAATGACTCAGTCTTTCAAGGTTTCACACAACTGCAGCGTTT GCTGTTGCCATATCATCTGACATGTCCAGGGGGCAATGCATCCTGGGAAAAAGTGGAGACCAGAGGGGAGATACGCCTGTGTGAAGGACAGAGGAACAGTTGTGATCAAATGGGGCACAAGT CTGGGGACTGCCCTGAAAATGGCCTCTGTGCTCCAGATGGGCCTGGCTTCTTCCAGTGCAGGTGCACACAAAGTCACCATGGATACAAGTGTCTCAGAGAG GGCCAGTTCCCATTGGCTGAAGTGCTGGGGATTTTGGGTGGGGCCACAGTCCTGGTCTCCGCCTTGCTGTGGGTGACACAGCGACGTAAGGCTAAGTCCATCTGa
- the eif2b4 gene encoding translation initiation factor eIF-2B subunit delta isoform X2 — translation MADVEGKDPTQNDSVSHTEDGSESKNHAIALAKNEGKELTKEEKQRLRKEKKQQKKNKKDDKNPPEPTTEKKQSVQKVAAAAELPAPADKLAKGKAELRAERRARQEAGRATKPGKKADPGQPPSTAKPKAPPSDLQPVVKRLPEHIQADDPAVVKKLAKKLERQQIPLRSDYGYKVSLFSHLHQYSRKAPLTQHISIPSTVIHPAIVRLGLQYSQGIVAGSNSRSIALLHAFKQVIRDYSTPPNEELSRDLVNKLKPYISFLNQCRPLSASMGNAIKYMKKEISNIPSQCREEEAKAGLLACIDKYIIEKIQLAAKAISKYAIEKISDGDVILVYGCSSLVNHILSEAFEKEKRKFRVIVVDSRPRLEGREALRRLVKKGIHCTYVLISALSYILPEVSKVFLGAHALLANGYVMSRVGTSQIALVAKAYNVPVLVCCETYKFCERVQTDSFVSNELDDPDDLIVTRKGKTQLEHWQEVRSLGLLNLVYDVTPPDFVDLVITDLGMIPCTSVPVVLRVKNVEQ, via the exons ATGGCGGACGTTGAAGGAAAAGACCCAACGCAGAATGACAGCGTTTCACACACTGAAG ATGGGTCTGAGTCTAAGAACCATGCTATTGCACTTGCTAAA AATGAGGGGAAAGAGTTGACCAAAGAGGAGAAACAACGGCTgaggaaagagaagaaacagcagaagaaaaacaagaaggaTGACAAGAACCCTCCGGAGCCCACTACTGAAAAGAAGCAATCAGTGCAGaaag tggcagcagctgCTGAGTTGCCTGCACCTGCAGACAAGCTGGCTAAGGGCAAGGCGGAGCTTCGGGCCGAGAGGCGGGCTCGGCAGGAGGCGGGCCGTGCCACTAAACCGGGCAAGAAAGCTGATCCAGGCCAGCCCCCTTCCACTGCCAAGCCCAAAGCCCCGCCCAGCGACCTGCAGCCAG TGGTGAAAAGACTCCCAGAACACATTCAGGCGGATGATCCTGCTGTAGTGAAGAAACTGGCCAAGAAGTTAGAGAGGCAACAG ATCCCGCTGAGGTCAGACTACGGCTACAAGGTTAGCCTTTTCTCCCATTTGCACCAGTACAGCCGCAAAGCACCTCTCACCCAGCACATCAG TATTCCCTCCACGGTGATCCACCCTGCCATCGTCCGGCTGGGCCTGCAGTACTCGCAGGGCATCGTGGCTGGGTCCAACTCCCGCTCCATCGCTCTGCTGCATGCCTTCAAACAG GTCATTCGAGACTACAGCACCCCTCCAAATGAGGAACTATCCAGAGACCTTGTTAACAAACTAAAACCTTATATCAG ttttctcAACCAGTGTCGCCCTCTGTCAGCTAGTATGGgaaatgcaattaaatacaTGAAGAAGGAGATCTCCAACATCCCCAGTcagtgcagagaggaagag GCGAAGGCCGGACTGCTTGCGTGCATCGACAAGTACATCATAGAGAAGATTCAGCTGGCTGCCAAGGCAATTTCCAAATACGCCATTGAGAAAATCAGCGATGGGGATGTCATCCTGGTGTATGGGTG CTCCTCACTGGTGAACCACATCCTGTCGGAGGCCTttgagaaggagaagaggaagttCCGGGTGATCGTGGTGGACAGCCGGCCACGGCTGGAGGGTCGGGAGGCTCTGCGGCGGCTGGTGAAGAAGGGGATTCACTGCACCTATGTGCTGATCTCCGCCCTGTCCTACATCCTGCCTGAG GTGTCGAAGGTGTTCCTTGGGGCACATGCACTCCTGGCCAATGGCTATGTGATGTCACGCGTGGGGACTTCCCAGATTGCTCTGGTGGCCAAGGCCTACAATGTTCCTGTGCTGGTGTGCTGTGAGACGTACAAGTTCTGTGAGAGAGTGCAGACAGACTCCTTCGTGTCCAATGAGCTCG atGACCCGGATGACCTCATTGTGACGCGTAAGGGGAAGACCCAGCTGGAGCActggcaggaagtgaggtcgTTGGGATTGCTGAACCTTGTGTATGATGTGACTCCTCCGGACTTTGTGGACCTGGTGATCACAGACTTGGGGATGATCCCCTGCACCTCCGTGCCTGTGGTTCTGAGGGTCAAAAACGTGGAGCAGTGA
- the atraid gene encoding all-trans retinoic acid-induced differentiation factor isoform X2 has translation MTAGRCRLFTVVGVMVMLVYFDASLQRATFQVCHACEGILQNGTAVGNFCTVSSGQAEGRCCLGTQGLDVDSITGLDLSNCSLREVKGLNEASTAKIMLLPYHLTCPGGNASWEKVETRGEIRLCEGQRNSCDQMGHKSGDCPENGLCAPDGPGFFQCRCTQSHHGYKCLREGQFPLAEVLGILGGATVLVSALLWVTQRRKAKSI, from the exons ATGACAGCTGGGCGCTGTCGCCTGTTCACTGTTGTTGGTGTAATGGTCATGTTAGTCTATTTTGATGCGAGTCTCCAACGCGCTACATTTCAG GTGTGTCATGCGTGTGAGGGGATCTTACAGAACGGAACCGCGGTGGGAAATTTCTGCACAGTATCGTCCGGTCAGGCCGAGGGACGCTGTTGCTTAGGGACACAGGGTCTGGATGTGGACTCTATCACAGG attaGATCTCTCAAATTGTTCACTAAGAGAAGTAAAAGGCCTGAATGAAGCATCAACAGCCAAAATAAT GCTGTTGCCATATCATCTGACATGTCCAGGGGGCAATGCATCCTGGGAAAAAGTGGAGACCAGAGGGGAGATACGCCTGTGTGAAGGACAGAGGAACAGTTGTGATCAAATGGGGCACAAGT CTGGGGACTGCCCTGAAAATGGCCTCTGTGCTCCAGATGGGCCTGGCTTCTTCCAGTGCAGGTGCACACAAAGTCACCATGGATACAAGTGTCTCAGAGAG GGCCAGTTCCCATTGGCTGAAGTGCTGGGGATTTTGGGTGGGGCCACAGTCCTGGTCTCCGCCTTGCTGTGGGTGACACAGCGACGTAAGGCTAAGTCCATCTGa
- the eif2b4 gene encoding translation initiation factor eIF-2B subunit delta isoform X1, protein MADVEGKDPTQNDSVSHTEDGSESKNHAIALAKNEGKELTKEEKQRLRKEKKQQKKNKKDDKNPPEPTTEKKQSVQKAVAAAAELPAPADKLAKGKAELRAERRARQEAGRATKPGKKADPGQPPSTAKPKAPPSDLQPVVKRLPEHIQADDPAVVKKLAKKLERQQIPLRSDYGYKVSLFSHLHQYSRKAPLTQHISIPSTVIHPAIVRLGLQYSQGIVAGSNSRSIALLHAFKQVIRDYSTPPNEELSRDLVNKLKPYISFLNQCRPLSASMGNAIKYMKKEISNIPSQCREEEAKAGLLACIDKYIIEKIQLAAKAISKYAIEKISDGDVILVYGCSSLVNHILSEAFEKEKRKFRVIVVDSRPRLEGREALRRLVKKGIHCTYVLISALSYILPEVSKVFLGAHALLANGYVMSRVGTSQIALVAKAYNVPVLVCCETYKFCERVQTDSFVSNELDDPDDLIVTRKGKTQLEHWQEVRSLGLLNLVYDVTPPDFVDLVITDLGMIPCTSVPVVLRVKNVEQ, encoded by the exons ATGGCGGACGTTGAAGGAAAAGACCCAACGCAGAATGACAGCGTTTCACACACTGAAG ATGGGTCTGAGTCTAAGAACCATGCTATTGCACTTGCTAAA AATGAGGGGAAAGAGTTGACCAAAGAGGAGAAACAACGGCTgaggaaagagaagaaacagcagaagaaaaacaagaaggaTGACAAGAACCCTCCGGAGCCCACTACTGAAAAGAAGCAATCAGTGCAGaaag cagtggcagcagctgCTGAGTTGCCTGCACCTGCAGACAAGCTGGCTAAGGGCAAGGCGGAGCTTCGGGCCGAGAGGCGGGCTCGGCAGGAGGCGGGCCGTGCCACTAAACCGGGCAAGAAAGCTGATCCAGGCCAGCCCCCTTCCACTGCCAAGCCCAAAGCCCCGCCCAGCGACCTGCAGCCAG TGGTGAAAAGACTCCCAGAACACATTCAGGCGGATGATCCTGCTGTAGTGAAGAAACTGGCCAAGAAGTTAGAGAGGCAACAG ATCCCGCTGAGGTCAGACTACGGCTACAAGGTTAGCCTTTTCTCCCATTTGCACCAGTACAGCCGCAAAGCACCTCTCACCCAGCACATCAG TATTCCCTCCACGGTGATCCACCCTGCCATCGTCCGGCTGGGCCTGCAGTACTCGCAGGGCATCGTGGCTGGGTCCAACTCCCGCTCCATCGCTCTGCTGCATGCCTTCAAACAG GTCATTCGAGACTACAGCACCCCTCCAAATGAGGAACTATCCAGAGACCTTGTTAACAAACTAAAACCTTATATCAG ttttctcAACCAGTGTCGCCCTCTGTCAGCTAGTATGGgaaatgcaattaaatacaTGAAGAAGGAGATCTCCAACATCCCCAGTcagtgcagagaggaagag GCGAAGGCCGGACTGCTTGCGTGCATCGACAAGTACATCATAGAGAAGATTCAGCTGGCTGCCAAGGCAATTTCCAAATACGCCATTGAGAAAATCAGCGATGGGGATGTCATCCTGGTGTATGGGTG CTCCTCACTGGTGAACCACATCCTGTCGGAGGCCTttgagaaggagaagaggaagttCCGGGTGATCGTGGTGGACAGCCGGCCACGGCTGGAGGGTCGGGAGGCTCTGCGGCGGCTGGTGAAGAAGGGGATTCACTGCACCTATGTGCTGATCTCCGCCCTGTCCTACATCCTGCCTGAG GTGTCGAAGGTGTTCCTTGGGGCACATGCACTCCTGGCCAATGGCTATGTGATGTCACGCGTGGGGACTTCCCAGATTGCTCTGGTGGCCAAGGCCTACAATGTTCCTGTGCTGGTGTGCTGTGAGACGTACAAGTTCTGTGAGAGAGTGCAGACAGACTCCTTCGTGTCCAATGAGCTCG atGACCCGGATGACCTCATTGTGACGCGTAAGGGGAAGACCCAGCTGGAGCActggcaggaagtgaggtcgTTGGGATTGCTGAACCTTGTGTATGATGTGACTCCTCCGGACTTTGTGGACCTGGTGATCACAGACTTGGGGATGATCCCCTGCACCTCCGTGCCTGTGGTTCTGAGGGTCAAAAACGTGGAGCAGTGA